Part of the Lolium rigidum isolate FL_2022 chromosome 6, APGP_CSIRO_Lrig_0.1, whole genome shotgun sequence genome, CCGACACGATCGAGTCATGCAAGTAGCTAACTACATTCTACAGAGGCAATCTGCGTATGTCATTTCAGAAAGCAGCGTTGCCATGGCAGCTAAACAGCTGTGGGTTGCTGAGTACCACCACCTTGTGCTGCTGGCTGCGCAAGGCTGAAGTTGAGGAGCCTTGGGAGAACCCACCCCCCACCCCCTGTCCGCATCTCCATCTCATcaagcttctgcatcatgatctgCTTTTCCATGTCGAGTTCGTCCAACCTTTTCTTTATCGCCTGCCATTTTGAAACACGAGCAGATGATTATCTCTGAAGAATAATCGAGAAGATTACAGGGAATGATCAAAATCAACTGCCATCAAGTTTGTTTTGTCTCTTAGACGTGGAGTATACAGTTTGTGTTACTCAGATCCTGTCAATGGTCATGTAAGCGCAGGATAAATGAAATGCACAGGTGTACAACTGAATTCAGAAACTAGAGTCCCTGAACAAACTATTACTTTCTTAAGCAGATTTGCTCGTGATATTATCCTGGAAATCTCGTGACCAAAATTTGAAACATGGAAGTGTCCTAACATTGATTTCTCCATGACAACAATTTGATTGTTTCAGACAAATAAAAAAAGAGAACAACGGAACCAATCATCTTACCTCCAGTTCCTGCTTACGGATCTCTTCTTTTCTGGCTTCTGACCTAGCACTTCTTTGCACCTCATAGATTATGGCAGCACAAGCGGCCTAAAGTATCATGTGAGAACTCATGTTAGGTGTAATCATCTGCTATCACACAATCAAATATTTGTAGGGTCTAAAGAATAAGGACAAAGATTACAACAGACATCAAATTCTACAGTTGTTGGATATTAAGTTGTTCCATATGCACTTAAATGAAACTGTTAAATAAATTTCTATTAAGATCTATCTCAGTCAGAGCATGAAAGTCAAGAATACTTACCGAGAAAACGAACAGTTCACCGAGAAGATCTGCGGCAGATTGAATAGCTTTCtcctcattcaggggccgaatgTGAATGTCAAGTGCACGTCCATGAAGTCGCCTCTGCATATTTGTTGCTAAACGATGGTTTGCCTGAAAATAGTATGTCACACACTTTGTCAGTACAAGAACCACACAGTAAGATCCAAACTGAACTGAAGATCTGTTTACTACGTGCAAGAGGACTGTCACACATCAAAATTATAATTCTCTCAACAGAACAGTAAGCGGAAAAGAAC contains:
- the LOC124668631 gene encoding OPA3-like protein, encoding MVLPLVKLGSLAFRTLSKPIAGRLKHHAGVHPKFRGFIIGLAQANHRLATNMQRRLHGRALDIHIRPLNEEKAIQSAADLLGELFVFSAACAAIIYEVQRSARSEARKEEIRKQELEAIKKRLDELDMEKQIMMQKLDEMEMRTGGGGWVLPRLLNFSLAQPAAQGGGTQQPTAV